From a single Brassica rapa cultivar Chiifu-401-42 chromosome A01, CAAS_Brap_v3.01, whole genome shotgun sequence genomic region:
- the LOC103856756 gene encoding shaggy-related protein kinase eta isoform X2, producing the protein MADDREMPAAVVDGHDQVTGHIISTTIGGKNGEPKQTISYMAERVVGTGSFGIVFQAKCLETGETVAIKKVLQDRRYKNRELQLMRVMDHPNVVCLKHCFFSTTSKDELFLNLVMEYVPESLYRVLKHYSTANQRMPLVYVKLYMYQIFRGLAYIHNVAGVCHRDLKPQNLLVDPLTHQVKICDFGSAKQLVKGEANISYICSRFYRAPELIFGATEYTTSIDIWSAGCVLAELLLGQPLFPGENAVDQLVEIIKVLGTPTREEIRCMNPHYTDFRFPQIKAHPWHKIFHKRMPPEAIDFASRLLQYSPSLRCTALEACAHPFFDELREPNARLPNGRPFPPLFNFKQEVAGASPELVNKLIPDHIKRQLGLSFLNQSGT; encoded by the exons ATGGCTGACGATAGG GAGATGCCGGCTGCTGTAGTTGATGGACATGACCAAGTCACTGGCCACATAATCTCCACCACCATCGGTGGTAAAAACGGAGAACCTAAACAGACAATAAGTTACATGGCGGAGCGAGTTGTCGGAACAGGCTCCTTCGGGATAGTGTTCCAGGCGAAGTGTCTGGAGACTGGAGAAACCGTGGCGATAAAAAAGGTTTTGCAAGACAGGAGGTACAAGAACCGGGAGCTTCAGCTGATGCGTGTGATGGACCATCCTAATGTTGTTTGTTTGAAGCATTGCTTCTTCTCGACCACGAGTAAAGACGAGCTGTTCCTTAATCTGGTTATGGAGTATGTCCCTGAGAGCTTGTACCGAGTTCTGAAACATTACAGCACTGCTAACCAGAGGATGCCGCTTGTTTATGTTAAACTCTATATGTACCAG ATCTTCAGAGGACTTGCTTACATTCACAATGTTGCTGGAGTTTGTCACAGAGATCTAAAGCCTCAGAATCTTCTG gTTGATCCTCTTACTCATCAAGTCAAGATCTGTGATTTTGGCAGTGCTAAACAGCTT GTTAAAGGTGAAGCTAACATCTCTTACATATGCTCGCGGTTCTACCGTGCACCTGAACTCATATTTGGTGCCACTGAGTACACCACTTCCATTGATATCTGGTCTGCTGGTTGTGTTCTCGCTGAGCTTCTTCTTGGTCAG CCACTCTTCCCTGGAGAAAATGCTGTGGACCAGCTCGTTGAAATAATCAAA GTTCTTGGTACACCAACTCGAGAAGAGATCCGTTGTATGAATCCACACTACACAGACTTCAGGTTCCCGCAGATAAAGGCACATCCTTGGCACAAGATTTTCCACAAAAGGATGCCTCCAGAAGCAATTGATTTTGCATCAAGGCTGCTTCAGTACTCTCCAAGTCTTAGATGCACAGCG CTTGAAGCTTGTGCACATCCGTTCTTTGATGAGCTGAGAGAACCAAATGCTCGTTTACCAAACGGACGGCCATTCCCACCTCTCTTCAACTTCAAACAAGAGGTAGCTGGAGCTTCACCTGAGCTGGTCAACAAGTTGATTCCAGACCATATCAAGAGGCAGTTGGGTCTAAGTTTCTTGAATCAGTCTGGAACTTAA
- the LOC103856745 gene encoding CBL-interacting serine/threonine-protein kinase 12, translated as MAELTKETSLPKERSSPSPQALILGRYEMGKLLGHGTFAKVYLARNVKTNESVAIKVIDKEKILKGGLIAHIKREISILRRVRHPNIVQLFEVMATKAKIYFVMEYVRGGELFNKVAKGRLKEEVARKYFQQLISAVTFCHARGVFHRDIKPENLLLDENGNLKVSDFGLSAVSDQIRQDGLFHTFCGTPAYVAPEVLARKGYDAGKVDIWSCGVVLFVLMAGYLPFHDRNVMAMYKKIYKGEFRCPRWFSPELTRLCSRLLETNPEKRFTFPEIMENSWFKKGFKHVKFYVEDDKLCNVVDDDDDELETGSVESDRSSTVSESDVEFFKPARRVGGLPRPASLNAFDIISFSQGFDLSGLFDDDGEGSRFVSGAPVSKIISKLEEIAKVVSFTVRKKDCRVSLEGSRQGVKGPLTIAAEIFELTPSLVVVEVKKKGGDRTEYEEFCNKELKPKLQNLTADDEVDEPVAASAVDETASGVANSPPVCFLPSDTE; from the coding sequence ATGGCGGAGCTAACGAAAGAAACATCCCTCCCCAAGGAGAGAAGCTCCCCCTCCCCGCAAGCCCTCATCCTCGGCCGCTACGAGATGGGCAAGCTCCTCGGCCACGGGACCTTCGCCAAGGTCTACCTCGCCCGCAACGTCAAGACAAACGAGAGCGTCGCCATCAAAGTCATCGACAAGGAGAAGATCCTCAAGGGCGGCCTCATCGCCCACATCAAGCGCGAGATCTCCATCCTCCGCCGCGTCCGCCACCCCAACATCGTCCAGCTCTTCGAGGTCATGGCCACCAAAGCCAAGATCTACTTCGTCATGGAGTACGTCCGCGGCGGCGAGCTCTTCAACAAAGTCGCCAAGGGGCGGCTCAAGGAGGAGGTCGCCCGCAAGTACTTCCAGCAGCTCATCTCCGCCGTCACCTTCTGCCACGCCCGCGGCGTCTTCCACCGCGACATCAAGCCGGAGAATCTCCTCCTCGACGAGAACGGGAACCTCAAAGTCTCCGACTTTGGGCTCAGCGCGGTCTCTGATCAGATTCGCCAAGACGGGCTTTTCCACACGTTCTGTGGGACCCCTGCTTACGTGGCGCCAGAGGTTTTAGCTAGGAAGGGTTACGACGCGGGTAAGGTTGATATCTGGTCTTGTGGTGTTGTGTTGTTTGTGTTGATGGCTGGTTACCTCCCTTTTCACGACCGTAACGTGATGGCTATGTACAAGAAGATTTACAAAGGGGAGTTTAGGTGTCCGAGGTGGTTCTCTCCGGAGCTCACGAGGTTGTGTTCTCGCCTCCTCGAGACCAATCCGGAGAAACGGTTTACGTTCCCTGAGATTATGGAGAACTCTTGGTTCAAGAAAGGGTTTAAGCATGTTAAGTTCTATGTTGAAGATGATAAGCTTTGTAACGTTGTTGATGACGATGACGATGAGTTGGAGACTGGTTCCGTTGAGTCTGATCGGTCTTCCACCGTGTCTGAATCGGACGTTGAGTTTTTCAAGCCCGCGAGGAGAGTTGGCGGGTTGCCTAGGCCTGCGAGTTTGAATGCTTTTGATATTATATCGTTCTCGCAAGGGTTTGATTTGTCTGGTCTGTTTGATGATGATGGGGAAGGGTCTAGGTTTGTCTCGGGAGCTCCGGTGTCGAAGATTATATCGAAGCTGGAGGAGATTGCTAAAGTTGTGAGCTTTACCGTGAGGAAGAAGGATTGTAGAGTGAGTCTTGAAGGGTCGAGACAAGGAGTGAAAGGTCCTTTGACTATTGCTGCGGAGATATTTGAGTTGACGCCGTCTTTGGTTGTTGTGGAAGTTAAGAAGAAAGGAGGGGATAGAACTGAGTATGAAGAGTTTTGTAACAAGGAGTTGAAACCGAAGTTGCAGAACTTGACAGCTGATGATGAAGTAGATGAGCCTGTGGCGGCTTCAGCGGTTGATGAAACCGCGTCTGGAGTGGCGAATTCTCCGCCGGTTTGTTTCTTGCCTTCTGACACTGAGTAG
- the LOC103856734 gene encoding LOW QUALITY PROTEIN: protein DOG1-like 3 (The sequence of the model RefSeq protein was modified relative to this genomic sequence to represent the inferred CDS: inserted 3 bases in 2 codons; deleted 2 bases in 1 codon; substituted 3 bases at 3 genomic stop codons), translated as MASNTISSCGIEKIRKECYYEWMSLQPNKHIVDLIEAIMFQRSNADDHHTRKLVGKTINDLVTXKIINDFPKKNTVKXSELLDRSCXSYFAPLXNSSLENGLLLMVECRPSSFIRVIYALCGSHADTXLSHHLLNMDENVKDGQDGDGSISDLTAMQLTSCENQWSY; from the exons ATGGCGAGTAATACTATTTCGAGTTGCGGGATTGAGAAAATTAGAAAAGAATGTTACTACGAATGGATGAGTTTACAACCTAATAAACACATAGTTGATCTCATAGAAGCGATCATGTTTCAACGATCTAACGCCGACGATCATCACACTCGAAAACTCGTTGGTAAAACCATTAACGACTTAGTTACATAAAAAATCATCAACgactttccaaaaaaaaacaccgTAAAATGATCGGAGCTCTTAGACCGAAGCTG TAGCTACTTTGCACCATTGTGAAACTCTTCTCTAGAGAATGGTCTTCTATTG ATGGTGGAATGCCGTCCTTCATCTTTCATTAGAGTTATATACGCTCTTTGTGGATCCCATGCCGACA AGCTTTCTCATCATCTCCTCAACATGGATGAAAACGTCAAAGATGGACAAGATGGTGATGGTTCCATTAGCGATCTTACTGCGATGCAGCTTACATCTTGCGAGAATCAATGGtcttactaa
- the LOC103856725 gene encoding leucine-rich repeat extensin-like protein 5 isoform X1, with amino-acid sequence MKTKKMAQIYALFVLHFTFLFSTGLSHSYSLASSNSDLSDKEVHLIRQRQLLYYRDDFGDRGENVVVDPSLVFENPRLRSAYVALQAWKQAILSDPNNFTTNWIGSDVCSYTGVYCAPAPDNPRIRTVAGIDLNHADIAGYLPQELGLLTDLALFHVNSNRFCGTVPHRFNRLKLLFELDLSNNRFAGIFPAVILQLPSLKFLDLRFNEFEGPVPRELFSKDLDAIFINHNRFRFELPDNLGDSPVSVIVVANNQFHGCIPTSLGDMKNLEEIIFMNNGFNSCLPSEIGRLKNVTVFDFSFNELVGSLPASTGGMVSLEQLNVAHNRFSGKIPASICQLPRLENFNFSYNFFTGEPPVCIGLPGVDDRRNCIPARPAQRSPGQCAAFLSLPPVNCASFGCGRSVTPSPRPPVVVPSPPTTPSPGGSPPSPSISPASPPMMVPPSPISPIPAPVSPSSPPSIGPSPPSTPPSPPGSPSPPGVVPFPPPSPVYSPPSPPPSTGHSPPSPSPPTKFSPPSPPPSAGHPPPSPPPSTGPSPPPSPPSTGYSPPPPPPSTGYSPPPPPPSTGYSPPPPPPSTGYSPPSPPPPSTGYSPPSPPPSAGHCPPSPAPPTYSPSPPPPPPTYYPPQPPQPSPSQPPQFSPPPTPYYYSSPPPPPHYWLPPPPHSPPPPVYHYPSPPPPPTPVYSPPPPCIDHSPPPPPPPTVHYSPPPSPVYYNSPPPPPSVHYSPPPSSPPPPVIHHSPPPPPPGYEGPLPPIPGVSYASPPPPPYY; translated from the coding sequence atgaagacgaagaagatgGCTCAGATCTACGCTCTTTTTGTTCTTCATTTTACCTTCTTGTTTTCTACTGGTCTCTCTCACTCTTATTCACTCGCTAGTTCCAACAGCGATCTTTCAGACAAAGAAGTCCATCTGATCCGACAGCGACAGCTTCTGTACTACCGCGACGACTTTGGCGACCGTGGCGAGAATGTTGTCGTCGACCCATCTCTCGTCTTCGAGAATCCACGTCTTCGAAGTGCTTACGTAGCTCTTCAAGCTTGGAAACAAGCCATTCTCTCTGATCCAAACAACTTCACCACCAACTGGATCGGCTCAGACGTCTGCAGTTACACCGGCGTTTACTGTGCTCCGGCGCCGGATAACCCACGGATCCGTACCGTCGCCGGGATAGATCTCAACCACGCTGACATTGCTGGATACTTGCCTCAAGAGCTTGGTTTGTTAACGGATCTTGCTCTGTTCCACGTTAACTCGAACCGGTTTTGTGGAACCGTACCGCATCGGTTTAACCGGCTTAAGCTTCTGTTCGAGTTAGATCTCAGCAATAACCGGTTCGCCGGTATATTTCCTGCGGTTATCCTCCAGTTACCGTCGTTGAAGTTTCTGGATCTACGGTTTAACGAGTTTGAAGGACCTGTACCAAGAGAGCTCTTCAGTAAAGATCTTGATGCGATTTTCATTAACCATAACCGGTTCCGGTTCGAGTTACCGGATAATCTTGGAGATTCACCGGTTTCCGTCATCGTCGTGGCGAATAATCAGTTCCACGGTTGTATTCCGACGAGTTTGGGCGATATGAAGAACTTGGAAGAGATCATCTTCATGAACAATGGGTTTAACTCTTGCTTGCCGTCGGAGATCGGACGGTTGAAAAACGTCACCGTGTTTGATTTTAGTTTCAACGAGCTGGTGGGGTCGTTGCCGGCGAGTACCGGCGGGATGGTTTCGTTGGAACAGTTAAATGTGGCGCATAATAGATTCTCCGGGAAGATTCCGGCGAGTATTTGTCAGTTGCCGAGACTGGAGAACTTTAATTTCAGCTACAATTTCTTCACCGGAGAGCCGCCGGTATGTATCGGTTTGCCTGGGGTTGATGATCGGCGTAACTGTATACCGGCGAGACCTGCGCAGAGATCTCCGGGGCAATGTGCGGCTTTCTTGTCTTTGCCGCCGGTGAATTGTGCATCGTTTGGATGTGGGCGATCAGTTACTCCTAGTCCTCGGCCACCGGTTGTAGTCCCGTCACCGCCGACAACACCATCTCCTGGTGGTTCACCTCCTTCACCTTCTATTTCGCCAGCTAGTCCTCCGATGATGGTGCCTCCGTCTCCGATTTCTCCAATTCCTGCTCCTGTTTCGCCGTCGAGTCCTCCAAGCATTGGTCCGTCTCCGCCGTCAACTCCACCGTCACCGCCTGGTTCTCCTAGTCCTCCTGGTGTAGTTCCATTTCCTCCTCCGTCTCCGGTTTACTCTCCTCCCTCACCACCACCATCGACAGGTCACTCCCCGCCATCACCCTCGCCGCCGACTAAGTTTTCTCCTCCATCACCACCGCCGTCCGCAGGTCACCCTCCTCCATCACCACCGCCGTCGACGGGTCCTTCTCCCCCACCATCACCACCGTCGACGGGTTACTCTCCCCCACCACCACCGCCGTCGACGGGTTACTCTCCCCCACCACCACCGCCGTCGACGGGTTACTCtcccccaccaccaccaccgtcgACGGGTTACTCTCctccatcaccaccaccaccgtcgACTGGTTACTCTCCTCCATCACCTCCACCGTCGGCAGGTCACTGTCCACCATCACCCGCGCCACCAACATATTCTCCTTCACCACCACCTCCGCCGCCGACATACTACCCACCGCAGCCACCACAACCATCTCCCTCACAGCCACCTCAATTTTCACCACCACCAACCCCTTACTATTACAGCTCACCCCCTCCGCCGCCACATTACTGGTTACCTCCACCACCGcactcaccaccaccaccggttTATCACTATCCAtccccaccacctccaccaACGCCAGTATATTCCCCTCCGCCACCTTGCATAGATCACTCACCACCTCCACCTCCGCCTCCGACCGTACATTACAGTCCTCCGCCATCCCCTGTTTACTACAActcacctccaccaccaccgtcCGTTCACTACAGTCCGCCGCCATCTTCGCCACCTCCTCCGGTGATTCACCATAGCCCACCACCGCCACCTCCTGGTTACGAAGGACCACTACCGCCTATTCCCGGAGTATCATACGCTTCTCCTCCACCGCCTCCCTACTATTGA
- the LOC103856725 gene encoding leucine-rich repeat extensin-like protein 5 isoform X2, with translation MKTKKMAQIYALFVLHFTFLFSTGLSHSYSLASSNSDLSDKEVHLIRQRQLLYYRDDFGDRGENVVVDPSLVFENPRLRSAYVALQAWKQAILSDPNNFTTNWIGSDVCSYTGVYCAPAPDNPRIRTVAGIDLNHADIAGYLPQELGLLTDLALFHVNSNRFCGTVPHRFNRLKLLFELDLSNNRFAGIFPAVILQLPSLKFLDLRFNEFEGPVPRELFSKDLDAIFINHNRFRFELPDNLGDSPVSVIVVANNQFHGCIPTSLGDMKNLEEIIFMNNGFNSCLPSEIGRLKNVTVFDFSFNELVGSLPASTGGMVSLEQLNVAHNRFSGKIPASICQLPRLENFNFSYNFFTGEPPVCIGLPGVDDRRNCIPARPAQRSPGQCAAFLSLPPVNCASFGCGRSVTPSPRPPVVVPSPPTTPSPGGSPPSPSISPASPPMMVPPSPISPIPAPVSPSSPPSIGPSPPSTPPSPPGSPSPPGVVPFPPPSPVYSPPSPPPSTGHSPPSPSPPTKFSPPSPPPSAGHPPPSPPPSTGHSPPPPPPSTGYSPPPPPPSTGYSPPSPPPPSTGYSPPSPPPSAGHCPPSPAPPTYSPSPPPPPPTYYPPQPPQPSPSQPPQFSPPPTPYYYSSPPPPPHYWLPPPPHSPPPPVYHYPSPPPPPTPVYSPPPPCIDHSPPPPPPPTVHYSPPPSPVYYNSPPPPPSVHYSPPPSSPPPPVIHHSPPPPPPGYEGPLPPIPGVSYASPPPPPYY, from the exons atgaagacgaagaagatgGCTCAGATCTACGCTCTTTTTGTTCTTCATTTTACCTTCTTGTTTTCTACTGGTCTCTCTCACTCTTATTCACTCGCTAGTTCCAACAGCGATCTTTCAGACAAAGAAGTCCATCTGATCCGACAGCGACAGCTTCTGTACTACCGCGACGACTTTGGCGACCGTGGCGAGAATGTTGTCGTCGACCCATCTCTCGTCTTCGAGAATCCACGTCTTCGAAGTGCTTACGTAGCTCTTCAAGCTTGGAAACAAGCCATTCTCTCTGATCCAAACAACTTCACCACCAACTGGATCGGCTCAGACGTCTGCAGTTACACCGGCGTTTACTGTGCTCCGGCGCCGGATAACCCACGGATCCGTACCGTCGCCGGGATAGATCTCAACCACGCTGACATTGCTGGATACTTGCCTCAAGAGCTTGGTTTGTTAACGGATCTTGCTCTGTTCCACGTTAACTCGAACCGGTTTTGTGGAACCGTACCGCATCGGTTTAACCGGCTTAAGCTTCTGTTCGAGTTAGATCTCAGCAATAACCGGTTCGCCGGTATATTTCCTGCGGTTATCCTCCAGTTACCGTCGTTGAAGTTTCTGGATCTACGGTTTAACGAGTTTGAAGGACCTGTACCAAGAGAGCTCTTCAGTAAAGATCTTGATGCGATTTTCATTAACCATAACCGGTTCCGGTTCGAGTTACCGGATAATCTTGGAGATTCACCGGTTTCCGTCATCGTCGTGGCGAATAATCAGTTCCACGGTTGTATTCCGACGAGTTTGGGCGATATGAAGAACTTGGAAGAGATCATCTTCATGAACAATGGGTTTAACTCTTGCTTGCCGTCGGAGATCGGACGGTTGAAAAACGTCACCGTGTTTGATTTTAGTTTCAACGAGCTGGTGGGGTCGTTGCCGGCGAGTACCGGCGGGATGGTTTCGTTGGAACAGTTAAATGTGGCGCATAATAGATTCTCCGGGAAGATTCCGGCGAGTATTTGTCAGTTGCCGAGACTGGAGAACTTTAATTTCAGCTACAATTTCTTCACCGGAGAGCCGCCGGTATGTATCGGTTTGCCTGGGGTTGATGATCGGCGTAACTGTATACCGGCGAGACCTGCGCAGAGATCTCCGGGGCAATGTGCGGCTTTCTTGTCTTTGCCGCCGGTGAATTGTGCATCGTTTGGATGTGGGCGATCAGTTACTCCTAGTCCTCGGCCACCGGTTGTAGTCCCGTCACCGCCGACAACACCATCTCCTGGTGGTTCACCTCCTTCACCTTCTATTTCGCCAGCTAGTCCTCCGATGATGGTGCCTCCGTCTCCGATTTCTCCAATTCCTGCTCCTGTTTCGCCGTCGAGTCCTCCAAGCATTGGTCCGTCTCCGCCGTCAACTCCACCGTCACCGCCTGGTTCTCCTAGTCCTCCTGGTGTAGTTCCATTTCCTCCTCCGTCTCCGGTTTACTCTCCTCCCTCACCACCACCATCGACAGGTCACTCCCCGCCATCACCCTCGCCGCCGACTAAGTTTTCTCCTCCATCACCACCGCCGTCCGCAGGTCACCCTCCTCCATCACCACCGCCGTCGACGGGTC ACTCTCCCCCACCACCACCGCCGTCGACGGGTTACTCtcccccaccaccaccaccgtcgACGGGTTACTCTCctccatcaccaccaccaccgtcgACTGGTTACTCTCCTCCATCACCTCCACCGTCGGCAGGTCACTGTCCACCATCACCCGCGCCACCAACATATTCTCCTTCACCACCACCTCCGCCGCCGACATACTACCCACCGCAGCCACCACAACCATCTCCCTCACAGCCACCTCAATTTTCACCACCACCAACCCCTTACTATTACAGCTCACCCCCTCCGCCGCCACATTACTGGTTACCTCCACCACCGcactcaccaccaccaccggttTATCACTATCCAtccccaccacctccaccaACGCCAGTATATTCCCCTCCGCCACCTTGCATAGATCACTCACCACCTCCACCTCCGCCTCCGACCGTACATTACAGTCCTCCGCCATCCCCTGTTTACTACAActcacctccaccaccaccgtcCGTTCACTACAGTCCGCCGCCATCTTCGCCACCTCCTCCGGTGATTCACCATAGCCCACCACCGCCACCTCCTGGTTACGAAGGACCACTACCGCCTATTCCCGGAGTATCATACGCTTCTCCTCCACCGCCTCCCTACTATTGA
- the LOC103856756 gene encoding shaggy-related protein kinase eta isoform X1 encodes MADDREMPAAVVDGHDQVTGHIISTTIGGKNGEPKQTISYMAERVVGTGSFGIVFQAKCLETGETVAIKKVLQDRRYKNRELQLMRVMDHPNVVCLKHCFFSTTSKDELFLNLVMEYVPESLYRVLKHYSTANQRMPLVYVKLYMYQIFRGLAYIHNVAGVCHRDLKPQNLLVCVKLLCVFFSCFLLFANLFFFFVQVDPLTHQVKICDFGSAKQLVKGEANISYICSRFYRAPELIFGATEYTTSIDIWSAGCVLAELLLGQPLFPGENAVDQLVEIIKVLGTPTREEIRCMNPHYTDFRFPQIKAHPWHKIFHKRMPPEAIDFASRLLQYSPSLRCTALEACAHPFFDELREPNARLPNGRPFPPLFNFKQEVAGASPELVNKLIPDHIKRQLGLSFLNQSGT; translated from the exons ATGGCTGACGATAGG GAGATGCCGGCTGCTGTAGTTGATGGACATGACCAAGTCACTGGCCACATAATCTCCACCACCATCGGTGGTAAAAACGGAGAACCTAAACAGACAATAAGTTACATGGCGGAGCGAGTTGTCGGAACAGGCTCCTTCGGGATAGTGTTCCAGGCGAAGTGTCTGGAGACTGGAGAAACCGTGGCGATAAAAAAGGTTTTGCAAGACAGGAGGTACAAGAACCGGGAGCTTCAGCTGATGCGTGTGATGGACCATCCTAATGTTGTTTGTTTGAAGCATTGCTTCTTCTCGACCACGAGTAAAGACGAGCTGTTCCTTAATCTGGTTATGGAGTATGTCCCTGAGAGCTTGTACCGAGTTCTGAAACATTACAGCACTGCTAACCAGAGGATGCCGCTTGTTTATGTTAAACTCTATATGTACCAG ATCTTCAGAGGACTTGCTTACATTCACAATGTTGCTGGAGTTTGTCACAGAGATCTAAAGCCTCAGAATCTTCTGGTATGTGTTAAACTCTtgtgtgttttcttctcttgttttcttttatttgctaatctgttttttttttttgtacaggTTGATCCTCTTACTCATCAAGTCAAGATCTGTGATTTTGGCAGTGCTAAACAGCTT GTTAAAGGTGAAGCTAACATCTCTTACATATGCTCGCGGTTCTACCGTGCACCTGAACTCATATTTGGTGCCACTGAGTACACCACTTCCATTGATATCTGGTCTGCTGGTTGTGTTCTCGCTGAGCTTCTTCTTGGTCAG CCACTCTTCCCTGGAGAAAATGCTGTGGACCAGCTCGTTGAAATAATCAAA GTTCTTGGTACACCAACTCGAGAAGAGATCCGTTGTATGAATCCACACTACACAGACTTCAGGTTCCCGCAGATAAAGGCACATCCTTGGCACAAGATTTTCCACAAAAGGATGCCTCCAGAAGCAATTGATTTTGCATCAAGGCTGCTTCAGTACTCTCCAAGTCTTAGATGCACAGCG CTTGAAGCTTGTGCACATCCGTTCTTTGATGAGCTGAGAGAACCAAATGCTCGTTTACCAAACGGACGGCCATTCCCACCTCTCTTCAACTTCAAACAAGAGGTAGCTGGAGCTTCACCTGAGCTGGTCAACAAGTTGATTCCAGACCATATCAAGAGGCAGTTGGGTCTAAGTTTCTTGAATCAGTCTGGAACTTAA